The sequence below is a genomic window from Azospirillaceae bacterium.
CGTCCGTTCAGACCCGCGTGCTGCGGCCGCGGCCCAGGAAGTAGAAAAGCAGCGCCCCGATCACCACGACGGCGACGATGATCCAGACCCAGTCCATGCCTTCTCCGGCGGCTCCACCGGGATTGGCGCTGGTCGTGGTGCCGGACGGGGATGTGGCTCCGCCGCCCGTGGTGCCGCCTGGGGATGTCTGGGCCATCGCGACGGTGCTCCAGACGGTCAGCATCGTGGTCAGCAGGAATGCTTTGAGTTGCTCGAGCATGGAATGTCTCCTCGGCCCGCCATCGGGCGCAGGATCAACGCCCCTCCGGTTACAGTGTTCCGCCCGAAAATCCTCGCCGGAACAAGGGCTGCTTCGCCCATGTTGATGCGGCACGGTTGGTTTTTCAGAAGGATCCGCAGGTGCCCACGCAAGAACGACGTCCGGTGGTCGTCCTGGTCGACGAGGAGCCTTCCATCCGTCAGGCGGTTGCCCGCCTCCTGCAGGAGGCCTCCTTCGATGTCCGCGAAGCAGCCGATTCCGACGAGGCCGCGCGGATCCTCGAGAAGGAGCCGGCTGCCGACGCCCTCGTCGTCGACGCCCATGTGCCGGGCCGGATCGACGGGTTCGAGCTGGCGGCAAAGGCCCGCAGGCGCTTGCCCGGCCTCGCCGTGGTGATGGTGTCCGGCCACTCGGATGCCACCTCGGGTCCGGTGCCGGAAGGCGGCGAGTTCATCGCCAAACCCTACCTGACGGACCGGCTCGTCCCAACCCTGAACCGCATGATCGGGAGGCTCTCATGAGCCACGTCGTTCTGCTCGGAGACAGCATCTTCGACAACGGCGCCTATGTTCGGCGCGGCGAGCCGGACGTGGTGAAGCAGGTCCAGGCCAAGCTGCCCCAGGGCTGGAAGGCGACCCTGTGCGCGGTCGACGGCGCCGTCACGACGGGGGTCGAGCGGCAGATGGACCGGGTGCCGCCGGACGCCAGCCATCTCGTCGTCAGCGCCGGCGGCAACGATGCCCTTCGCCACAGCGGCATCCTTCGCGAGCAGGCCCGCTCGGTCGCCGACGTCATCGGAAGGCTTGCGCTCGTGCAGGACGAGTTCGCCCGCAGCTACCGGGCCATGCTCGACCGGGTTCTGGAGCGCCGCCTGCCGACCGCCATCTGCACGATCTACGATGCCCGCTTTCCCGACCCGCAGGAGCAGCGCCTCGTGGTGACGGCCCTGTCGATCTTCAACGACGTCATCACCCGCGAGGCCTTCGCCCGGCGCCTTCCCCTGATCGACCTGCGCCTCATCTGCAACGAGCCGGACGATTATGCCAATCCCATCGAACCCTCGGCCAAGGGCGGCGACAAGATCGCTGGCGTGATCGCCCAGGTGGCAGCGGGGAACACGATCTTCCCGCGATCGCAGGTCTACGCGCAGTGAGAGCGGCCAATTCTGAACAAATTGTCAGAAACCATTGGTTTTTCGAAGAAAATCGACGATTTCGCGTGCCAAGCTGCGAACCAAAACTTAAGATACGAATTGTTTTGCAAAGAAGGCTGTCTGCCTTTTCTTGAGAGGTTGACCATGAAGAAGTTAGCGTTACTCGCAAGCGTCGCCGCTCTCACGGTCGCGAGCGTCGAATCGGCGGATGCCCGCCACCGCCGCGGCCATGGCTCAGATCGAGGCGCCGCCGTGGCCGCCGGTCTCATCGGCGGCGCTCTCCTCGGCGGCCTGATCACCGCCGCGGCGACCCCGTCCTATGCCTATCCCGGCTATGGGTACTACCCCACCAGCTACCCGGCCTATGGATACCGGTACGGGCACAGCTACCCTGTGTCCTACGGCTATGACTACGACTACCCGACTTATTCGTATCCGGCCTATGGCTACTATTCGGCGCCCGTAACCCGCGTCGTCTACCAGCCGGCTCCGGTCTACCGGACCCAAGTCGTGTACCGGGAGCCGCGTGTGGTGAATCGGGTCGTCTACCGTGAGCCCCGCTACCGGACCCAGGTGGTCTATCGCGACCGTGATCGTTACCGCGGGCGTGTGGTTCGCGTGATCCGCCGCGACGTCGGCGCGACCGGCGCGATCAGATACAGGGACGATTGGGAAGGTCGTCAGATGCGCGGGATCGTCGGATCGAGCCGCTAAGGCGGAGACCTCTTCGCTCCAAATAAAAAAAACCGCCCCGACAAGGGGCGGTTTTCGTATGAATAGCTCTTGCGGAAGCCTTACTTGATCTTGGCTTCCTTGAACTCGACGTGCTTCTTCGCGACCGGGTCGTACTTCTTGAAGCTGAGCTTCTCGGTCATCGTGCGCGAGTTCTTCTTCGTCACGTAGAAATAGCCCGTGTCGGCGGTGGAGACGAGCTTCACTTTGATCGTTGCGGCTTTGGCCATGGTCGGACCTCTTGTTCGGTTCGGGCGCTCGGTTCGCCTCAGGGCTTGGCCGAAACGCAAAGGCCGGGCGAACCCGGCCGGAAAATCGTGCCGTTCCCATGCCCGATTATCGGGAACCAGTCAAGGGTGAAGAGGGGGGAAGAGCACCCCATCCTTGTCCCCGATCCCAGATCTTCGCCTCGCTTCGTCCGGGACGGCAATCCGGGCTACAGCAGTTCCCTCACGAACCGGCCGCGCTGCTGGTGGAAGAACGGGACGGGGAGCTGGTGGCCGAATCCCGCGGCGATCCGGGCCTCCAGCTCACCCAGGATCACGGTGGTGATCGGGGGCAGGTCGAGAGTCTTGGCCTGGGCGATGGTGACCCAGGCGAGCTCCACCAGTTCGGCCTCCGGCCCGACGACGCCCTCCACCTCGTCCGCAATGGCGGTGCGGTCCACGGCGAAGAAGCGGGTGTCGAAGCGCCTCACGCGCTTCGGCGGGGTGATGGCCCGACCGATGAAATGCAGGGATTCCAGGTCCGGATAGACCCCGCGCTCCTGGAAGCTCACCCAGGCGGTTCCGGGGGGCACGCGCTCCGGGGGGCCGTATTCCTTCGTGCCGAGCAGCAGGCCCGTTTCCTCGAAGGTCTCGCGAATGGCCGCCAGGGCCAGGGCGCGGCAGCGCTGGGCCGAGGGGCGGGTCACCCGGGCCATCAGGGCCTGCTCGGCGCGCGGATGAAGGGCGCCGGTCACGGTCATGGCCCGGTCGCCGGCCTCGATTCGGCCGCCGGGGAAGACGAACTTGCCCGGCATGAACTTGAGACCCTCATGGCGCTTGCCCATGAGCACCTTCGGGGTCTTGGGCTTCCGGTCGATGATGATGAGGGTCGCGGCGTCGACGGGGCGGAGGGTCGGGGCCTTGGGGTTGGTCTCGGCGGAAACGAGGCGATCCATCTTCGCCAGGGTTTCGATGTCCGTCACGTCAGCTTGTCCTCGTCAGCGTTCTCTTCGGCCCGGGCGGCGCCGAAGCCGTGCATCCCTAGCGCGTATTGCAGCCCCACGACAGCACCTTTCATGGGCTGGAGCAGGGCAAGGCACAGGATCATGGTCAGGGCCGGCCAAGTGGCCAGATGCACCCACATCGGCACTTCGAGCTTGGTCTCGGTCATGAGGATGCCGTAGCCGACGAGGTGGCCTACGATGAAGATCACCAGATAGGGCGGCAGGTCGTCGGCCCGGTGGTGATGGAGCTCGGTCCCGCAGGCCTCGCACCGGTCTGCAACCTTGAGGAAGCGGCCGAAGAGCCGCCCCCTGTCGCAAGCCGGGCAACGGCCCATGAAGCCGCGGCGCATGGCCGGGATGACCTTGATCTCGCCCGGTTCCGCCGCAGCGCCGGTCTTGATCGTCAAAGGCATGTTCGATCCTTCCGTCAGGCGCGGGTGCGCCGCTTGACCCTGACCCGGGTCGGGGAGGAGCGGCCGGCTTCTGCCGCGGCCTTGGCCCTGCGGGCGGGCCGCTTGCCGCCCTTCCTACCGCCACCGGGCTTGCCGGTGAAGCGCCCCTTGGTGAGCAGCTCGAAGCGAAGCGCCCCCGCCACGGGAGCGGCCTCCACCAGCTTCACCTCGACCTTGTCGCCGAGGCGATAGGTCTCGCCCGTGTCCTCTCCGCGCATGGAGTGGGTCGCCTCGTCGTAGCGGTAGTAATCGTTGCCGATGGTGGCCGCCGGGACGAAGCCGTCCGCGCCCGTCTCGTTCAGCTTGATGAAGAGCCCCGCCTTGGACACGCCGGAGATCTGCCCGTCGAACGTGGCTCCGATCCGGTCGGCCAGGAAGTGGGCGATGAGGCGGTCGTTGGTCTCGCGCTCCGCCGCCATGGCCCGGCGCTCGGCCGCCGAGATCTTGGCGCTGATCTCGACGAGCTCCGCCCGGGTGGTGCTGTCGGGCAGCCCGTCCTTGCCGAGCTTCAGGGCGGAGATGAGCGCCCGGTGGACGATGAGGTCCGCATAGCGGCGGATGGGCGAGGTGAAATGGGCGTAGCGCCTGAGGTTGAGGCCGAAATGCCCGTAATTCTCCGCAGCGTACTCGGCCTGGGATTGGGAGCGCAGCACCACCTCGTTGATGAAGAGCTGGTGCTCGGAGCCTTCCACGCTGCGCAGGATGCGGTTGAACAGCTCCGGCCTGAGCGCGCCCTGGGTTGGGACCTTGAGCCCGATGGAGGCGAGCACCTCGCTTAAAGAGCGCATCTTCTCCAGCGAGGGCTCGTCGTGGACGCGGTAGATCAGGTCGGATTCGGCCCTCTCAAGCTCCTCCGCGGCCGCCACGTTGGCGAGGATCATGAACTCCTCGATCAGCTTGTGCGCCTCGAGCCGCTCGGGCACGAAGACCCGGTCGACGGTGCCATCCGGCTTGAGCACGATCTTGCGCTCGGGCAGGTCGAGGAAGAGCGGCTCCCGGATGTCCCGGGCCTTTTTCACCAGCTCGTAGCCGGCCCAGAGAGGCTTCAGGATCGTGTCCAGGATCGGCTTCGTCACGTCGTCGGGCCTGCCGTCGATGGCGGCTTGAGCCTGCTGGTACGAGAGCTTCTCCGCCGAGCGCATCATCACGCGGTGGAAGCTGTGGCGGATTTTTCGCCCGTCGGGGCCGATCACCATGCGGACCGCAAGCGCAGGACGGTCCTCCCGCGGCCTCAAGGAGCAGAGGTCGTTCGAGATGCGCTCCGGCAGCATCGGCACGACCCGGTCGGGGAAGTAGACCGAGTTGCCGCGCTCCTGCGCCTCGCGGTCCATGGCGGAGCCGGGGCGCACATAGGCCGACACGTCGGCGATCGCCACGGTGACGATGAAGCCGCCCGCATTGTTCGGGTCGTTATCCGGAACGGCATGGACCGCGTCGTCGTGGTCCTTGGCGTCCGGCGGGTCGATGGTGACGAGGGGCAGGCTGCGCCAGTCCTCCCGGCCTTCGAGCGACGCGGGCTTCGCCGCGGCCGCCTCGTCCAGCACGGCTTTCGGGAATTCGTTGGGAATGCTGTGGGCATGGATCGCGATGAGGCTTACGGCCTTCTCGGACTTGATGGAGCCCAGGCGCTCCTTCACCTTGGCGGTGGGCAGGCCGAAGCGGCCGTGCTTGACCACCGAAACGGCGATCAGGTCCCCGTCCTGGGCCTCGCCCTCGTCACCCGGCCTGATCTGGAGTTCCTGCTCGCGGGCCTTCTTGTCCACCGGGATGAGTCGCCCGCCGCCCTCGGGCAGGGAGCGGAAGATGCCGAGCATCTGAGCCTGCTTCTTGGCGATGATCTTGGTGACGCGTCCGGAATAGCGGTGGATGTCGCCCGGCCGGAGCGGCTCGACCTTGAGCAACGCCCGGTCGCCGACGCCCGCCACCGGCTGTCCCGGCCGGGGCTTGCGGGGGGCGAGGATGATGATCGTGGGAATCGAGCCATGCTCTTCCTCGTCCCACTCGGTCGGCACCGCGATCAGCTCGCCGTCCCGGTCGCGGCGGGTGATGTCGGCCAGCACCACGGGAGGAAGCTGGCCCGCCTTGTGGACATTCTTGCCCCGCCGGTCGACGACGCCTTCCACCTCCAGATCCTTGAGGACCTGCTTCAGCCAGATCCGGTCGCTGCCCTTGATCCCGAAGCGCTGAGCGATCTCCCGCTTGCCCACCTTGCCCTGGGCCTGGGTGATGAAGGAGACGACCTCCTCGCGGGAGGGCAGGGAGGCGGAAGGGTCGGCTTTCGAACGTTTGGACAATGGAGGAGCTCGTGAGGTTTACGGGATCTTGTCGCATGCAAGCTTGGGCGCGGCTAGCCCTGGCAGCCTGCCCTAAAAATGACGCTCGGGCCGGGCCGGAGATCCATGGGGCAGGGAGGCTATCGGGCAAAAAATAAGGCTCCCGAAAGGGAGCCTTGAGGGACCGGCCCGTGGGGGCAGAATGAGCCGGTGAGCCTATAAAACGCATCCGCTTGGGGAAGGTTCCAGGCTTTCTGAGATTTTTTTTGAAAAATTTTTGGAGGCTTCTGAACTGCCGTCTTGGGGGCTCCGGGTGAAGCGCCGTCACTCACGACCGTCGGTGAATTCGACCAGATCCCAGAGATTGCCGTAGAGATCCTGGAATACGGCGACGGTCCCGTAGGAGGCCTGCTTGGGTTCCCGGACGAACGTAACGCCGGCCTCCACCAAGGCGGCATAATCGCGCTGGAAGTCGTCGGTCTGCAGAAAGAGGAAAACACGGCCGCCGGCCTGGTTGCCGATGAACGTCTCCTGATGCGGGTTCGACGCACGCGCCAGAAGCAGCGACGTCATCCCATCCCCCCGCGGACGAACGACGACCCAGCGCTTGTCCTGCTCCGGCTGATAGGTATCCTCGACCAGCTCGAACCGCAGCTTGTTGACATAGAAGTCGATGGCTTCGTCGTAGTCGCGCACGACGAGAGCGATATGGGCGATGCTCTGCTTCAAGGGACCCCCTTTGCCGGGCACATGCAGGGTCGACCGGCAAATCCCAGCCCGTCTGCGCGTCTTGTCCTGACCGCTACGGACTGGGATTTTGCCGACGATACAATCAGATATCCAGGTCCGCCTCGTCGGCGAAGGCTGCGCGCTCCTGGATGAAGGCGAAGCGGGCTTCCGGCTTGTTGCCCATCAGGCGCTCCACCGCATCGTTGGCCTCCGACTTGTCGTCGGCCTCCACGACCACCTTCAGAAGCAGGCGCTTCTTGGGGTCCATCGTGGTCTCCTTGAGCTGCGCCGGCAGCATCTCGCCGAGGCCCTTGAAGCGGCCGATCTCCACCTTGCCGTTGCCCTTGAACACGGTCTTGAGCAGCCGGTCGCGGTCCGCCTCGTCGCGGGCATAGGCCGTCTTGGCGCCCTGGCTGAGGCGGTAGAGGGGCGGGACCGCCAGGTACAGGTGCCCGTCGTCGATGAGCTTGGGCATCTGCCGGTAGAAGAAGGTGATCAGCAGCGAGGCGATGTGGGCGCCGTCCACGTCCGCGTCGGTCATGATGATGACCTTCTCGTAGCGCAGGTCCGAGGACTTGTAGTGAGAGCCGGTGCCGCAGCCGAGCGCCTGGACGAGGTCGGAAAGCTGCTGGTTCTGGTGCAGCTTCTCCCGACCCGCCGAGGCCACGTTCAGAATCTTTCCGCGCAGCGGAAGAACCGCCTGGGTGGCGCGATCGCGGGCCTGCTTGGCGGAGCCGCCGGCCGAATCGCCCTCGACGATGAAGAGCTCGGAGCCCTTGGCGCCCGCATTGGAGCAGTCGGCGAGCTTGCCGGGCAGGCGCAGCTTGCGGGTCGCGGTCTTGCGGGCGACCTCCTTCTCCTGGCGGCGGCGCAGGCGCTCCTCCGCCCGGTCGATCACCCAGTCGAGCAGCTTGTTCGCCTGCTGCGGCGAGGCGGCGAGCCAATGGTCGAAGCTGTCGCGGATCGCGTTCTCGACGATGCGGCCGGCCTCGACCGTCGCCAGCTTGTCCTTGGTCTGGCCCTGGAACTCCGGCTCCCGGATGAAGACCGACAGCATGGAGGCGCAGGTGGCCATCACGTCGTCGGTGGTCACCGCCGCCATGCGCTTGGCCTGGCCGACGCGCTCGGCATGCTCGCGCAGGCCGCGGAGCAGGGCGATGCGCAGGCCGTTCTCGTGGGTGCCGCCCTCAGGGGTGGGCACCGTGTTGCAGTAGGAGGTGGAGAACCCGTCCTCGTTCGCCATCCAGGCGACCGCCCATTCCAGCGAGCCGTGGCTGCCGGGCTTGGTGATCTTGCCGGAGAAGATGGCGTCCGTGACCAGCTCCTTCCCCTCGATGTCGTGGAGCAGGTAGTCCTTCAGGCCGTTCGGGAACTTGAAGGTCGCCTCCGCCGGGACGTTGGTGACCCCCTCGATCAGGGACGGGGCGCATTTCCAGCGGATCTCGACGCCGCCGAAGAGATAGGCCTTGGAGCGGGCCATCTTGAACAGGCGGCGGGGCTGGAAATGGGCGTCCTTGCCGAAGATCTGCCAGTCGGGCTTGAAGCGCACCTTGGTGCCGCGCCGGTTGAGCACGCGGCCCACGGTCTCGAGCTTGCCCTGCGGGAGGCCGCGGGCGAAGACCTGGCGGTAGAGGGTCTGGCCGCGGGCGACCTCCACCTCGAGGATCTCGGACAGCGCGTTCACCACCGACACGCCGACGCCGTGCAGGCCGCCCGAGGTTTCGTAAACCTTCGAGTCGAACTTGCCGCCCGCGTGCAGGGTGGTCATGATCACTTCGAGCGCCGACTTCTTCGGGAACTTGGGGTGCGGATCGACCGGGATGCCGCGCCCGTTGTCGGTCACGGACAGCCAGCCCCCTTCCTCCAGCTCCACCTCGATGAAGGTCGCGTGGCCCGCCACCGCCTCGTCCATGGAGTTGTCGATCACCTCGGCGAAGAGGTGGTGCAGGGCCTTCTCGTCCGTGCCGCCGATATACATGCCCGGCCGGCGGCGGACGGGCTCGAGCCCCTCCAGCACCTCGATGGCCGACGCGTCGTAGCCGGCCTCGCCCGGGGTGCCCTGCTGGGGCGCCTGGCGGGAGACCTTGACGGCGGCATTGCGGGCCGTGGCCGGCGCGGCGCGCTTGGCCGCGGCGCCCCCGAAGAGATCGTCGTTGTCTGTCATTGGGACCTTGGTCCGTGATGATTCGCGCTTCTTTAAACTCTGTCTCATCCCGTTTTTATACGAGAACAAAACGGAAACGTGAAGGTGGTTTTACGTCACAAGCACTCAAAGTGGGGAGAACCATACTCTGTAAAGGTTACCAACGAACTCCCCCGAAAGGCTGTCTTCTGGATGTCATCAGGAACTGTTTAAATTCCATTCACGTTGAATGGTTAAGCATGAGCTTAACGGGAGATTTGGGCGTGACGACGCGGACGACATTGGGACCGGCACAGAAGCTCCACCTGGACCGCGCGGCGCGCAATGCGGGCGAGGCCTTCGCCTTCGACGAGCCCGATACCGCTCCGGTCGGATCACGCTCCTACGGATCGAGCCTGGTCTGGCTCGGCATGGCCGCCGTCGCGGTGCTGGGCCTGAGCCTAGTCTTCTAAGGTTCCTTCCCGCGAACGCTCGCTCCTGCCGAAGAAGCGGATCAGCTTTTCCTCCAGCTGCGTTCCATAGGTGAGCAGGAACAAGGTGACCAGGGTGCCGGCCACCGTAATGAACCATGCGCCAAGGCCCGCAGCGACCCCAAGGCCCGCGGCAATCCACACCGTCGCTGCCGTCGTCAGGCCCTGAACCTCCATCCCGTCCTTGCCGCGCAGGATCGACCCCGCCCCGAGAAAGCCGAGGCCCGTCAGGATGCCCTGAACCACGCGGCTGACCGCGTCCTGCCCGAAATGCAGCCCCTCGTAGACGGAGCCGGACAGGATCACGATGGCCGAGCCGAGGGAGACGAGGGCGAGGGTCCGCATCCCTATGGGCTTGTTGTGGATGTCCCGGTTGATGCCGACGACCATGCCGGCAACCGTCGCCACGATGAGCCGCAGCGTGATCTCGATCTGGTCGCTGTGCTCCTCCCAGAGCCAGAACGCCCACTGTTCCATCGCACTCAACCTGCCGTGGCGGTCTTCTTGGCCGAAGCCGCCTTGGACGCGGTCTTCTTCGCCGCCGGCTTCTTCGTGGCTGTCTTTTTGACAGCCGTCTTTTTGGCAGCCGTCTTGGTGGCCGTCTTCTTTGCGGCCGGAGCCTTCGCGGCAGCCTTCTTGGCCGGAGCCTTGCGGCCGCGGGCGGGCTTCTTGGCAGGGCCTGCCGCACGCCGTGCGTTCAGGAGGCCGACGGCTTCGTCGAGCGTCACCGCCTCGGGGGCCAGGGTCCGCGGCAGGGTGGCGTTGGTCTCCCCGTCCGTGACGTAGGGGCCGAAGCGGCCGGCCTTCACCACGATGGTCTTGCCGGATTGCGGATCGGAGCCCAGGGGCCGTCCGGGATCGGCGGCGCCGCGCCGGCCGCCTCCGCCGCTTTCCTTGGTGACGATCAGGTCGATGGCGCGGTTCGCGCCGATCTCGAGCACGTCGTCGCCCGCTCCCAGATTGGCGTAGGTCTTGCCGTGCTGGAC
It includes:
- the rpmG gene encoding 50S ribosomal protein L33, yielding MAKAATIKVKLVSTADTGYFYVTKKNSRTMTEKLSFKKYDPVAKKHVEFKEAKIK
- a CDS encoding MgtC/SapB family protein: MEQWAFWLWEEHSDQIEITLRLIVATVAGMVVGINRDIHNKPIGMRTLALVSLGSAIVILSGSVYEGLHFGQDAVSRVVQGILTGLGFLGAGSILRGKDGMEVQGLTTAATVWIAAGLGVAAGLGAWFITVAGTLVTLFLLTYGTQLEEKLIRFFGRSERSREGTLED
- a CDS encoding response regulator encodes the protein MPTQERRPVVVLVDEEPSIRQAVARLLQEASFDVREAADSDEAARILEKEPAADALVVDAHVPGRIDGFELAAKARRRLPGLAVVMVSGHSDATSGPVPEGGEFIAKPYLTDRLVPTLNRMIGRLS
- a CDS encoding SGNH/GDSL hydrolase family protein produces the protein MSHVVLLGDSIFDNGAYVRRGEPDVVKQVQAKLPQGWKATLCAVDGAVTTGVERQMDRVPPDASHLVVSAGGNDALRHSGILREQARSVADVIGRLALVQDEFARSYRAMLDRVLERRLPTAICTIYDARFPDPQEQRLVVTALSIFNDVITREAFARRLPLIDLRLICNEPDDYANPIEPSAKGGDKIAGVIAQVAAGNTIFPRSQVYAQ
- the rnr gene encoding ribonuclease R, producing MSKRSKADPSASLPSREEVVSFITQAQGKVGKREIAQRFGIKGSDRIWLKQVLKDLEVEGVVDRRGKNVHKAGQLPPVVLADITRRDRDGELIAVPTEWDEEEHGSIPTIIILAPRKPRPGQPVAGVGDRALLKVEPLRPGDIHRYSGRVTKIIAKKQAQMLGIFRSLPEGGGRLIPVDKKAREQELQIRPGDEGEAQDGDLIAVSVVKHGRFGLPTAKVKERLGSIKSEKAVSLIAIHAHSIPNEFPKAVLDEAAAAKPASLEGREDWRSLPLVTIDPPDAKDHDDAVHAVPDNDPNNAGGFIVTVAIADVSAYVRPGSAMDREAQERGNSVYFPDRVVPMLPERISNDLCSLRPREDRPALAVRMVIGPDGRKIRHSFHRVMMRSAEKLSYQQAQAAIDGRPDDVTKPILDTILKPLWAGYELVKKARDIREPLFLDLPERKIVLKPDGTVDRVFVPERLEAHKLIEEFMILANVAAAEELERAESDLIYRVHDEPSLEKMRSLSEVLASIGLKVPTQGALRPELFNRILRSVEGSEHQLFINEVVLRSQSQAEYAAENYGHFGLNLRRYAHFTSPIRRYADLIVHRALISALKLGKDGLPDSTTRAELVEISAKISAAERRAMAAERETNDRLIAHFLADRIGATFDGQISGVSKAGLFIKLNETGADGFVPAATIGNDYYRYDEATHSMRGEDTGETYRLGDKVEVKLVEAAPVAGALRFELLTKGRFTGKPGGGRKGGKRPARRAKAAAEAGRSSPTRVRVKRRTRA
- a CDS encoding NUDIX hydrolase, translated to MTDIETLAKMDRLVSAETNPKAPTLRPVDAATLIIIDRKPKTPKVLMGKRHEGLKFMPGKFVFPGGRIEAGDRAMTVTGALHPRAEQALMARVTRPSAQRCRALALAAIRETFEETGLLLGTKEYGPPERVPPGTAWVSFQERGVYPDLESLHFIGRAITPPKRVRRFDTRFFAVDRTAIADEVEGVVGPEAELVELAWVTIAQAKTLDLPPITTVILGELEARIAAGFGHQLPVPFFHQQRGRFVRELL
- a CDS encoding VOC family protein, with product MKQSIAHIALVVRDYDEAIDFYVNKLRFELVEDTYQPEQDKRWVVVRPRGDGMTSLLLARASNPHQETFIGNQAGGRVFLFLQTDDFQRDYAALVEAGVTFVREPKQASYGTVAVFQDLYGNLWDLVEFTDGRE
- the parE gene encoding DNA topoisomerase IV subunit B — encoded protein: MTDNDDLFGGAAAKRAAPATARNAAVKVSRQAPQQGTPGEAGYDASAIEVLEGLEPVRRRPGMYIGGTDEKALHHLFAEVIDNSMDEAVAGHATFIEVELEEGGWLSVTDNGRGIPVDPHPKFPKKSALEVIMTTLHAGGKFDSKVYETSGGLHGVGVSVVNALSEILEVEVARGQTLYRQVFARGLPQGKLETVGRVLNRRGTKVRFKPDWQIFGKDAHFQPRRLFKMARSKAYLFGGVEIRWKCAPSLIEGVTNVPAEATFKFPNGLKDYLLHDIEGKELVTDAIFSGKITKPGSHGSLEWAVAWMANEDGFSTSYCNTVPTPEGGTHENGLRIALLRGLREHAERVGQAKRMAAVTTDDVMATCASMLSVFIREPEFQGQTKDKLATVEAGRIVENAIRDSFDHWLAASPQQANKLLDWVIDRAEERLRRRQEKEVARKTATRKLRLPGKLADCSNAGAKGSELFIVEGDSAGGSAKQARDRATQAVLPLRGKILNVASAGREKLHQNQQLSDLVQALGCGTGSHYKSSDLRYEKVIIMTDADVDGAHIASLLITFFYRQMPKLIDDGHLYLAVPPLYRLSQGAKTAYARDEADRDRLLKTVFKGNGKVEIGRFKGLGEMLPAQLKETTMDPKKRLLLKVVVEADDKSEANDAVERLMGNKPEARFAFIQERAAFADEADLDI
- a CDS encoding DUF983 domain-containing protein, producing MTIKTGAAAEPGEIKVIPAMRRGFMGRCPACDRGRLFGRFLKVADRCEACGTELHHHRADDLPPYLVIFIVGHLVGYGILMTETKLEVPMWVHLATWPALTMILCLALLQPMKGAVVGLQYALGMHGFGAARAEENADEDKLT